From the Cohaesibacter sp. ES.047 genome, one window contains:
- a CDS encoding YciI family protein, whose amino-acid sequence MHFVVTCLDKDGGLDIRKANREAHLAFVKENSASIPVAGPLLDDEGTMMGSTLICEADNKAALEAMLANDPYAKAGLFKDVTIHGWKWVIGAPS is encoded by the coding sequence ATGCATTTCGTCGTTACCTGCCTCGATAAGGATGGTGGTCTTGATATCCGCAAGGCCAACCGTGAAGCGCATCTCGCCTTTGTGAAAGAAAACAGCGCCAGCATTCCCGTTGCAGGGCCCTTGCTTGACGATGAAGGCACCATGATGGGTTCGACCCTCATCTGCGAAGCCGATAACAAAGCGGCACTGGAAGCCATGCTGGCCAACGATCCCTATGCCAAGGCGGGCCTGTTCAAGGACGTCACCATTCACGGCTGGAAATGGGTCATCGGCGCACCATCCTGA
- the leuC gene encoding 3-isopropylmalate dehydratase large subunit — MSAPKTLYDKIWDSHVADQPEDGTCLLYIDRHLVHEVTSPQAFEGLRMANRKVRAPQRTLAVVDHNVPTTDRSKGIDDPQSKLQVETLAANAKEFDVEYYDELDNRQGVVHIVGPEQGFTLPGMTIVCGDSHTSTHGAFGSLAHGIGTSEVEHVLATQTLVQKKAKNMKVEVNGKLGEGVTAKDIVLAIIGKIGTAGGTGHVIEFCGEAIRDLSMEGRMTVCNMAIEGGARAGLIAPDEKTYAYIKGRPKAPKGADWDKAMDFWKSLYTDEGAHFDTVVTLDAASLPPIVSWGTSPENVTTIDGSTPDPDAIEDESRRNAVKRALDYMGLKANTKMTDVALDRVFIGSCTNGRIEDLRAAASVFKGRKVKDGINAMVVPGSGLVKAQAEEEGLDKIFLEAGCEWREPGCSMCLAMNADKLAPGERCASTSNRNFEGRQGFKGRTHLVSPAMAAAAAVAGHFVDVRELD; from the coding sequence ATGTCTGCACCCAAGACTCTTTATGACAAAATCTGGGATTCCCACGTGGCCGATCAGCCGGAGGATGGCACCTGCCTTCTCTATATTGATCGTCACCTTGTCCATGAAGTCACGTCTCCGCAGGCCTTCGAAGGGCTACGCATGGCCAACCGCAAGGTGCGCGCACCGCAGCGGACGCTGGCTGTCGTTGATCACAACGTCCCGACGACCGACCGCTCCAAAGGCATTGATGATCCCCAGTCCAAGCTGCAGGTGGAAACGCTGGCAGCCAACGCCAAGGAATTCGACGTCGAATATTATGACGAGCTGGACAATCGTCAGGGCGTGGTTCACATCGTCGGTCCCGAACAGGGCTTTACCCTGCCGGGCATGACCATTGTTTGCGGCGATTCGCATACCTCCACCCACGGGGCGTTCGGCTCTCTGGCGCACGGTATCGGCACGTCCGAGGTCGAGCATGTGCTGGCCACCCAGACGTTGGTGCAGAAAAAAGCCAAGAACATGAAGGTCGAAGTCAACGGCAAGCTTGGCGAAGGCGTGACTGCAAAAGACATCGTTCTGGCCATTATCGGCAAGATCGGCACGGCAGGCGGCACCGGCCATGTGATTGAATTCTGCGGCGAAGCCATCCGCGATCTGTCCATGGAAGGCCGCATGACGGTCTGCAACATGGCCATCGAAGGCGGCGCTCGCGCAGGCCTGATCGCGCCGGATGAAAAGACCTATGCCTATATCAAGGGCCGCCCGAAAGCACCAAAAGGCGCTGACTGGGACAAGGCCATGGACTTCTGGAAAAGCCTTTACACCGATGAAGGGGCTCATTTCGATACGGTCGTGACACTGGATGCTGCATCGCTGCCGCCGATCGTGTCCTGGGGCACCAGCCCGGAAAACGTGACGACCATCGATGGTTCGACCCCCGATCCGGATGCGATCGAAGATGAATCGCGCCGCAATGCCGTCAAACGTGCGCTCGACTATATGGGTCTCAAGGCCAACACCAAGATGACCGACGTTGCGCTTGATCGCGTTTTCATCGGCTCCTGCACCAACGGCCGCATCGAGGACCTTCGGGCCGCGGCCAGCGTATTCAAGGGCCGCAAGGTCAAGGACGGCATCAATGCGATGGTCGTTCCCGGCTCTGGTCTGGTAAAAGCGCAGGCTGAAGAAGAGGGTCTGGACAAGATCTTTCTTGAGGCCGGTTGTGAATGGCGTGAGCCGGGCTGCTCCATGTGCCTTGCGATGAATGCGGACAAGCTGGCTCCGGGTGAGCGCTGTGCGTCGACCTCCAACCGTAACTTTGAAGGTCGTCAGGGCTTCAAAGGGCGCACCCATCTGGTCTCGCCGGCCATGGCCGCAGCCGCTGCGGTTGCCGGACACTTCGTCGATGTGCGTGAACTCGACTAG
- a CDS encoding transglutaminase family protein: MRMRLGCKLTFELPAPTPMINILNVHYSRASDMERPDLLRTVPSVPVEAYRDPFGNWCNRLVAPAGLLTIETDGVIRDAGLSDPIDKSALQVPVEQLPAEVLTYLLPSRYCESDVLSDFAWQQFGQMGFGWERVQAVCDFVHNHIQFGYEHSRPTRTAADGLREGTGVCRDFAHLAIALCRSLNIPARYCTGYISDVNQPPNPAPMDFAAWMEVYLGGKWWVFDPRNNDIRFGRVLIARGRDAADVPMTHSFGKHELKGFEVWVDQIEDLADQ; this comes from the coding sequence ATGCGAATGCGACTCGGCTGCAAGCTGACGTTCGAGCTTCCGGCTCCCACACCGATGATCAACATCCTCAATGTGCATTATTCCCGCGCCAGCGATATGGAGCGTCCGGATCTATTGCGGACGGTACCGTCCGTGCCGGTTGAGGCCTATCGTGATCCGTTTGGCAACTGGTGCAACAGGCTGGTGGCGCCCGCCGGACTGTTGACGATTGAGACGGATGGTGTGATCCGGGACGCTGGCCTTTCTGATCCCATTGACAAATCGGCGCTGCAAGTGCCGGTGGAGCAGTTGCCCGCTGAGGTTTTGACCTATCTTTTACCCAGCCGCTATTGCGAGTCCGATGTGTTGTCCGACTTTGCCTGGCAGCAATTCGGGCAAATGGGGTTCGGCTGGGAGCGTGTACAGGCGGTCTGCGATTTCGTGCACAATCACATCCAGTTCGGCTATGAGCATTCCCGTCCGACGCGGACGGCTGCCGATGGCTTGCGTGAGGGAACCGGGGTCTGCCGGGATTTTGCGCATTTGGCGATTGCGCTTTGCCGTTCACTGAATATTCCGGCGCGCTATTGCACAGGGTATATCAGCGACGTCAATCAGCCGCCCAATCCAGCACCCATGGACTTTGCTGCGTGGATGGAAGTGTATCTGGGGGGCAAATGGTGGGTGTTTGATCCGCGCAACAATGACATCCGGTTTGGTCGGGTGTTGATTGCACGAGGCCGGGACGCGGCTGATGTGCCCATGACGCACAGTTTTGGCAAGCACGAGCTTAAAGGCTTTGAAGTCTGGGTCGATCAAATCGAGGATCTGGCTGATCAATAG
- a CDS encoding TetR/AcrR family transcriptional regulator: MNDTFRFVKRKSMGTEKIKNDTSSANKARQSIGARKNPEAETAILDAAADIIAEKGIGGLRMEAVARRAKAGKATLYRWWPTRGALLLAVYQRKKPQFLYRDTGSLEQDLLHFANDLIEIWQGENGLFFKAIIAESQSDPDVAETLRNYHSERIEALAKVVERARQRGEIPQHEAPAVRADMLIGLLWQRLITNRLDEPIGQHIRMLANSDLS; the protein is encoded by the coding sequence ATGAACGATACGTTCCGTTTCGTCAAGAGGAAATCCATGGGCACCGAAAAAATCAAAAACGACACAAGCAGCGCCAACAAGGCAAGGCAGTCAATCGGTGCCAGAAAAAATCCTGAAGCCGAAACGGCAATCCTTGATGCGGCTGCAGATATCATCGCCGAAAAAGGCATTGGCGGTCTGCGTATGGAAGCGGTTGCGCGCAGAGCCAAGGCGGGAAAGGCGACGCTCTACCGATGGTGGCCCACCCGCGGCGCGCTTTTGTTGGCCGTATACCAACGAAAGAAGCCGCAATTTCTCTACAGGGATACCGGGTCGCTTGAACAGGATCTCTTGCACTTCGCCAACGACCTGATCGAGATCTGGCAGGGTGAGAACGGCCTGTTCTTCAAGGCAATCATCGCCGAATCCCAGTCGGATCCAGATGTTGCCGAAACGCTCAGAAATTATCACTCCGAGCGGATCGAAGCGCTGGCAAAAGTCGTCGAACGCGCGCGCCAACGCGGTGAAATCCCGCAACACGAAGCGCCTGCGGTCAGGGCGGATATGCTGATCGGTCTGCTTTGGCAACGCTTGATCACCAACCGACTCGACGAGCCGATCGGCCAGCATATCCGAATGCTGGCCAACTCCGACTTGAGCTAA
- a CDS encoding metalloregulator ArsR/SmtB family transcription factor, with translation MSRINLEKSNSSVRNSADRILMSLKMHGAMTSTQMGEKLKTTGEAARQHLTKLAEEGLVGEERRAAGRGRPSVYWYLTQAGHDRFPNAHADLAVDVLASVEQALGQEALDTIIGLREARTRDRYQGELAGRSSLKERVEKLAELRSAEGYMAATEMGEDGSLMLIENHCPICTAARFCKGFCQSELEVFRSILGPTAHIERIEHILGDAQRCVYRISDTAPTEA, from the coding sequence ATGTCAAGAATAAACTTGGAAAAATCAAATTCATCGGTGCGCAACTCCGCCGACCGAATCCTGATGTCCCTGAAAATGCACGGGGCAATGACTTCGACGCAAATGGGAGAAAAGCTCAAGACAACTGGTGAGGCAGCCCGTCAGCATCTGACCAAGCTGGCCGAGGAAGGGTTGGTCGGTGAGGAACGCCGCGCTGCGGGCCGCGGACGACCGTCGGTCTATTGGTACCTGACACAGGCGGGCCATGACCGCTTCCCCAATGCCCACGCAGATCTTGCCGTTGATGTTCTCGCCTCGGTCGAGCAGGCGCTGGGGCAGGAAGCCTTGGACACGATCATTGGCTTGCGGGAAGCCAGAACGCGGGACCGCTATCAAGGCGAGCTTGCCGGACGGAGCTCCCTGAAGGAACGGGTCGAAAAACTGGCCGAACTGCGCAGCGCCGAAGGCTACATGGCCGCAACAGAAATGGGCGAGGACGGCTCCCTGATGCTGATCGAGAACCATTGCCCGATCTGCACCGCAGCGCGATTCTGCAAGGGTTTCTGCCAGTCTGAGCTGGAGGTGTTCCGTTCGATCCTCGGCCCGACGGCACATATCGAACGCATCGAGCACATTCTGGGCGATGCTCAGCGCTGCGTATACCGGATAAGCGACACAGCGCCCACAGAAGCCTGA
- the ffh gene encoding signal recognition particle protein: MFESLSDRLGGIFDKLSKRGALSESDVNTALREVRRALIEADVALDVVRTFTERVKERAVGVEVIKSVSPAQMVVKLVNDQLVEMLGSDAQTIDLNAPSPVPIMMVGLQGSGKTTSTAKIALRLQTRERKKVLMASLDTRRPAAQEQLRVLGEQNGIDTLPIVEGQSPTQIAERAMNAARLGGFDVVMLDTAGRTHVDEPLMVEMVDIRKVTNPHEILLVADSLTGQDAVNVAKSFDERMDITGIVLTRVDGDGRGGAALSMRAVTGKPIKLLGVGEKADALEEFHPERVAGRILGMGDIVSLVEKAAENIDAEKAAAAAEKLRKGKFDLEDLKDQLGQMAKMGGMSGIMGLMPGVGKMKKQMAAANLDDSVVGRQVAIINSMTRAERRNPKLLNASRKKRIAAGSGVHVSEINKLLKMHRQMADMMKMLGKKKGGLGGLFDGGGTPQVDPAQLEAMQKSGQMPDMGDLAKGMGGGLPGGGFPGGLPGGMPGLPGLGGPKFPGLGGMPGKGKKKR, from the coding sequence TGTTGTGCGCACCTTCACCGAGCGCGTGAAAGAACGCGCTGTCGGTGTCGAGGTGATCAAGTCGGTCAGCCCGGCCCAGATGGTCGTCAAGCTGGTGAATGACCAGTTGGTCGAAATGCTCGGCTCGGACGCGCAGACGATCGATCTGAATGCACCGTCGCCTGTCCCGATCATGATGGTTGGTCTGCAGGGGTCTGGTAAAACGACCTCCACCGCCAAGATTGCCTTGCGGCTGCAGACCCGTGAGCGCAAGAAGGTTCTGATGGCCTCGCTCGATACCCGCCGTCCTGCTGCGCAGGAGCAGCTGCGGGTGCTGGGCGAGCAGAATGGCATCGACACCCTGCCGATCGTTGAAGGTCAGAGCCCGACCCAGATTGCCGAACGGGCGATGAATGCCGCGCGTTTGGGCGGCTTTGATGTTGTCATGCTCGATACCGCAGGCCGGACCCACGTGGACGAGCCGCTGATGGTCGAGATGGTCGATATCCGCAAGGTGACCAATCCGCACGAAATCCTTCTGGTGGCCGATAGCCTGACCGGTCAGGATGCGGTGAATGTCGCCAAGAGCTTTGACGAGCGCATGGATATCACCGGTATCGTTCTGACCCGTGTCGACGGGGACGGTCGTGGTGGTGCTGCGCTGTCCATGCGGGCTGTGACCGGCAAGCCGATCAAGCTTTTGGGTGTGGGTGAGAAAGCCGATGCCCTTGAAGAATTCCATCCCGAGCGTGTTGCCGGCCGTATTCTGGGCATGGGCGACATTGTCAGCTTGGTTGAGAAAGCCGCCGAAAATATCGATGCTGAGAAAGCTGCCGCTGCTGCGGAAAAACTGCGCAAGGGCAAGTTCGACCTCGAGGATCTCAAGGATCAACTCGGTCAGATGGCCAAAATGGGCGGTATGAGCGGCATCATGGGGTTGATGCCCGGTGTCGGGAAAATGAAGAAACAGATGGCTGCGGCCAATCTTGATGATTCCGTTGTTGGTCGTCAGGTGGCGATCATCAATTCAATGACCCGGGCCGAGCGGCGCAATCCCAAGCTGCTCAATGCCAGCCGCAAGAAACGCATTGCCGCCGGCTCCGGCGTGCATGTTTCCGAGATCAACAAGCTTCTCAAGATGCATCGCCAGATGGCGGACATGATGAAGATGCTGGGCAAGAAAAAGGGCGGTCTTGGCGGTCTGTTTGATGGCGGCGGTACGCCTCAGGTGGATCCGGCCCAGCTCGAAGCAATGCAGAAATCCGGTCAGATGCCTGATATGGGCGATCTGGCCAAAGGAATGGGCGGAGGCCTGCCTGGTGGCGGTTTTCCCGGAGGTTTGCCTGGCGGAATGCCTGGTCTTCCCGGTTTGGGTGGTCCGAAATTTCCCGGCCTTGGCGGTATGCCAGGGAAAGGCAAGAAGAAACGCTGA
- the rpsP gene encoding 30S ribosomal protein S16: MATRIRLARGGSKKRPHYSVVIADIRSPRDGRFIEKVGTYNPLLSKDDERRVILKEDRIKHWLEQGAVPTDRVLRFLDAAGMATRPSRNNPNKAKLGKKAQERLDELRAKEEAAAAAAEAAAAPAEEASEEATAE, translated from the coding sequence ATGGCTACTAGAATTCGTCTGGCTCGCGGCGGCTCCAAGAAACGCCCGCATTACAGTGTCGTTATTGCTGATATCCGCTCTCCGCGTGATGGCCGCTTCATCGAGAAAGTCGGCACCTACAATCCGCTGCTGTCGAAAGATGATGAGCGCCGCGTCATTCTAAAAGAAGATCGCATCAAGCATTGGCTCGAGCAGGGTGCTGTTCCGACCGATCGCGTTCTGCGCTTCCTTGATGCTGCTGGCATGGCGACCCGTCCTTCTCGCAACAACCCGAACAAGGCAAAACTGGGCAAAAAAGCTCAGGAACGTCTTGATGAGCTGCGTGCGAAAGAAGAAGCAGCAGCTGCTGCCGCTGAAGCTGCAGCCGCACCGGCTGAAGAAGCAAGCGAAGAAGCGACTGCGGAGTAA
- a CDS encoding superoxide dismutase: MAFELPALPYAHAALAAKGMSQETLELHHDKHHQAYVTALNNFIEANADLQGKSLEDIIAATYGNDERAGIFNQAGQHWNHIHFWNALSPNGGGIPGSLEAKLVEAFGSVDQFKADFKTAATTQFGSGWAWLIQKADGSLSVTKTPNGVNPLATGEGTALLGLDVWEHSYYVDFRNRRPDYVSNFLDNLANYEFAESNLA; encoded by the coding sequence ATGGCTTTTGAACTTCCAGCTCTTCCCTATGCTCACGCTGCTCTCGCCGCGAAAGGCATGAGCCAGGAAACCCTCGAGCTGCACCACGACAAGCACCATCAGGCTTACGTGACTGCGCTGAACAACTTTATCGAAGCCAATGCCGATCTGCAGGGCAAGTCGCTCGAAGACATCATTGCCGCGACCTATGGCAATGACGAGCGCGCCGGCATCTTCAACCAGGCTGGTCAGCACTGGAACCACATCCATTTCTGGAACGCCCTGTCGCCAAATGGCGGTGGCATTCCGGGATCTCTGGAAGCCAAGCTGGTTGAAGCCTTCGGCTCTGTCGATCAGTTCAAGGCAGACTTCAAAACCGCAGCAACCACCCAGTTCGGGTCTGGCTGGGCATGGCTCATCCAGAAAGCAGATGGCTCGCTCAGCGTGACCAAAACTCCGAATGGCGTTAACCCACTGGCAACCGGTGAAGGCACCGCTCTTCTCGGCCTCGATGTTTGGGAGCACAGCTACTATGTGGACTTCCGCAACCGTCGTCCGGACTATGTCTCCAACTTCCTCGACAATCTCGCCAACTACGAGTTTGCCGAAAGCAACCTTGCTTAA
- the rplS gene encoding 50S ribosomal protein L19, producing MNIIEQLEQEQMAEIKAKRELPEFSPGDTVRVNVRVTEGTRTRVQAYEGVCIARKGSGLHESFTVRKISYGEGVERVFPIYSPIVDSLDVVRRGKVRRAKLYYLRDRRGKSARITEASNTRARRLNDSAKAKVAEAKAAKKKQAEDAK from the coding sequence ATGAACATCATTGAACAGCTCGAACAAGAGCAAATGGCCGAAATCAAGGCCAAGCGCGAACTGCCAGAATTTTCTCCCGGTGACACCGTGCGTGTCAACGTCCGTGTGACTGAGGGTACCCGTACCCGTGTGCAGGCCTATGAAGGCGTCTGCATTGCACGCAAAGGCTCCGGCCTGCACGAAAGCTTCACCGTTCGCAAGATTTCCTATGGTGAAGGCGTCGAGCGTGTGTTCCCGATCTATAGCCCGATCGTCGATAGCCTTGATGTTGTTCGCCGCGGTAAAGTCCGTCGCGCGAAACTCTACTATCTGCGCGATCGTCGCGGTAAATCCGCTCGTATTACTGAAGCATCCAACACGCGTGCGCGTCGCCTTAACGACAGCGCCAAAGCCAAGGTTGCCGAAGCGAAAGCTGCCAAGAAAAAACAAGCTGAAGACGCAAAGTAA
- a CDS encoding GNAT family N-acetyltransferase: protein MSTIDIKILELDAALDLAPLISAHAQEQKRGAPRQPDIFYAETLLTDRTAEVFGAYMDGKLVSFATFFDLPETISGKRVGHVDILFVDYDARDMGVTKAMIEKLIQIGDERNWLELQWNDPNDVQQAKIAEISHLTTTASVRLSIGIHEEHTKVK from the coding sequence ATGAGCACGATCGATATCAAGATTCTGGAACTGGATGCCGCTCTGGATCTGGCGCCTTTGATTTCCGCCCATGCACAGGAGCAGAAACGGGGCGCACCGCGTCAACCGGACATTTTCTATGCTGAAACCCTGCTAACAGACCGCACAGCCGAAGTCTTCGGTGCCTATATGGATGGCAAGCTGGTGTCTTTTGCCACCTTCTTTGATCTGCCGGAGACCATATCAGGCAAACGCGTGGGCCATGTCGACATTCTCTTTGTCGATTATGACGCTCGCGATATGGGCGTGACCAAGGCGATGATTGAGAAGCTGATCCAAATCGGTGATGAGCGCAATTGGCTCGAGTTGCAGTGGAACGATCCCAACGATGTGCAGCAGGCCAAGATTGCTGAGATCTCGCATCTGACGACGACAGCCAGCGTGCGGCTGAGCATCGGCATCCACGAAGAGCACACCAAGGTGAAGTGA
- a CDS encoding EVE domain-containing protein, translated as MAYWLFKSEPNTWSWDQQVAKGEAGEQWDGVRNYQARNNMRKMALGDKGFFYHSINEKRIVGIVEVCAEAHPDTTDDTGKWECVDIKAVEPVKNPITLEDCKNHPTLSEMILVKNSRLSVQPVSDEEWAIICEMVGVKP; from the coding sequence ATGGCTTATTGGCTTTTCAAGTCCGAACCGAACACCTGGAGCTGGGACCAGCAGGTCGCCAAGGGCGAGGCTGGGGAACAGTGGGACGGTGTCCGCAACTATCAGGCCCGCAACAACATGCGCAAAATGGCCTTGGGCGATAAGGGCTTTTTCTATCATTCGATCAACGAGAAGCGCATTGTCGGCATTGTCGAAGTTTGCGCTGAAGCTCATCCGGACACCACGGACGACACGGGCAAGTGGGAATGCGTGGACATCAAGGCGGTGGAACCGGTCAAAAACCCGATCACCCTTGAAGACTGCAAGAACCATCCCACCCTTTCCGAGATGATTCTGGTCAAGAATTCGCGCCTGTCGGTCCAGCCGGTCAGCGATGAGGAATGGGCCATCATTTGCGAAATGGTCGGCGTCAAGCCGTAA
- the rimM gene encoding ribosome maturation factor RimM (Essential for efficient processing of 16S rRNA): MAKTPSEPEGKICIAQIGAAHGVRGEVRIKLFSDDPNSLTQYGPLETADGKRHFKIVSARFAKTVFVCRIKGLTDRNEAEALNGVRLYVDREQLPELEEEEFYHSDLIGLDARLEDGTVLGSILAVHDFGAGDLLDIVPSRGKGLYVPFTREAVPHVSLDEGYVTVIPPEGLLDEADESERSLEGEGADFSAQPELLDGLKKD, translated from the coding sequence ATGGCCAAGACCCCTTCAGAGCCTGAGGGCAAGATTTGCATCGCCCAGATCGGGGCAGCGCACGGCGTGCGCGGTGAGGTTCGGATCAAACTGTTCTCCGACGATCCCAATAGCCTGACCCAATATGGACCGCTTGAGACGGCGGATGGAAAACGGCACTTCAAGATTGTTTCGGCCCGCTTTGCCAAGACAGTTTTTGTCTGCCGGATCAAGGGCCTGACTGATCGTAACGAGGCCGAGGCACTCAATGGCGTGCGGCTCTATGTGGATCGGGAACAGCTGCCCGAGCTCGAGGAAGAGGAATTCTATCATTCCGATCTCATCGGACTGGATGCCCGTCTTGAGGATGGTACAGTGCTCGGGTCCATCCTTGCCGTTCACGACTTCGGCGCGGGGGATCTCCTTGATATCGTGCCCAGTCGGGGCAAGGGGCTTTATGTTCCCTTCACCCGCGAAGCCGTTCCGCATGTCTCGCTGGACGAGGGCTATGTCACTGTGATCCCGCCTGAGGGTTTGCTTGATGAGGCAGACGAAAGCGAGCGATCATTGGAAGGCGAGGGGGCTGATTTCAGCGCCCAGCCAGAGCTTCTCGATGGCCTCAAAAAGGACTGA
- a CDS encoding NAD(P)H-dependent glycerol-3-phosphate dehydrogenase — MSQLSNVEPFKRVSVLGAGAWGTALALNAVRAGRDVVLWGRNHENLQSISGTRQLPAYLPDITFDQPLETTTDVTEAADADCILLVAPAQSTRKIAEDIGFYVKKGTPVILAAKGLEKGTQRMMSEVLSDYLPQAVPAILSGPSFAADVARGLPTAVTIAAGSHPLAERLCATLSNTSFRPYASTDMIGVQLGGALKNVLAIACGIVVGKKLGASAHAALMTRGFAEMQRLALKAGARADTLMGLSGFGDVALSCSNAQSRNFSFGFALGDGKDLSELLAPGAKLSEGAFTARVATELADRFDVEMPIAQAVADVLDRKSSIDEAVTRLMSRPLRRESDHH, encoded by the coding sequence ATGAGCCAGTTGAGCAACGTCGAACCATTCAAACGCGTCTCGGTGCTCGGCGCTGGCGCATGGGGAACCGCTCTCGCGCTCAATGCGGTGCGCGCCGGCAGAGACGTGGTGCTCTGGGGCCGCAATCACGAAAATCTTCAGTCCATCAGCGGCACCCGGCAATTGCCTGCGTATCTGCCGGACATCACCTTCGATCAGCCGCTTGAAACAACGACCGATGTCACCGAAGCCGCAGATGCGGACTGCATTCTGCTGGTCGCCCCGGCCCAGTCCACTCGCAAGATCGCCGAAGACATCGGCTTTTACGTCAAGAAGGGCACCCCCGTCATCCTCGCCGCCAAGGGATTGGAAAAGGGCACCCAACGCATGATGAGCGAGGTTCTGAGCGATTATCTGCCGCAAGCCGTACCCGCGATCCTGTCCGGGCCGTCCTTTGCTGCCGATGTGGCGCGCGGACTGCCAACCGCCGTGACCATTGCTGCGGGGTCTCACCCCCTTGCCGAACGTCTATGCGCCACCTTGTCGAACACCAGTTTCCGCCCCTATGCGAGCACCGACATGATTGGCGTCCAGCTCGGCGGCGCCCTCAAGAACGTGCTCGCAATCGCCTGCGGCATCGTTGTGGGCAAAAAGCTCGGTGCCAGCGCTCACGCCGCCCTGATGACCCGGGGTTTTGCCGAAATGCAGCGACTTGCACTGAAGGCCGGAGCGCGGGCCGATACGCTGATGGGCCTTTCAGGTTTTGGCGATGTGGCCCTGTCCTGCTCCAACGCCCAGAGCCGCAATTTCTCCTTCGGCTTTGCCCTTGGTGACGGCAAGGACCTGTCCGAGCTACTCGCGCCAGGCGCCAAACTGTCCGAGGGCGCCTTTACCGCCCGTGTCGCCACCGAACTGGCAGACCGTTTCGACGTCGAGATGCCAATCGCTCAAGCCGTAGCGGATGTTCTTGATCGCAAGAGCAGCATCGATGAAGCGGTAACTAGGCTGATGTCCCGCCCGCTGAGGCGAGAGAGCGATCATCATTGA
- the trmD gene encoding tRNA (guanosine(37)-N1)-methyltransferase TrmD — protein MSDETLPVKDDVVCAPWHATVLTLYPDMFPGPLGTSLAGRGLEKGLWTLDTLHIREFAEGKHRNVDDTPAGGGAGMVLRPDVLARAIDHASGENDDRPRILLSPRGAPLTQQKVRELKDAGGAILVCGRFEGVDQRVIEARNLEEISIGDYILSGGEVGAMVLMDAVVRLLPGVMGKIASGEDESFESGLLEYPHYTRPTEWEGHEIPEILASGHHGKIADWRFEQAVELTRERRPDLYEAWVERQKKP, from the coding sequence ATGTCGGACGAGACCCTGCCTGTTAAGGACGATGTGGTGTGTGCACCATGGCATGCCACCGTTCTGACCCTTTATCCCGACATGTTCCCCGGACCGCTTGGCACGTCTTTGGCTGGCCGCGGGCTCGAAAAGGGCTTGTGGACGCTCGATACCCTGCATATTCGCGAATTTGCCGAGGGCAAGCATCGCAATGTCGATGACACGCCGGCTGGCGGCGGTGCTGGCATGGTTCTGCGGCCCGATGTGCTGGCCCGGGCCATCGATCATGCGAGCGGCGAGAATGATGACCGGCCGCGCATTCTTCTGTCGCCGCGCGGCGCTCCATTGACGCAGCAAAAGGTCAGGGAGCTAAAGGATGCAGGCGGAGCCATTCTCGTTTGCGGGCGCTTTGAAGGGGTGGACCAGAGGGTTATCGAGGCGCGCAATCTTGAGGAGATTTCCATCGGCGATTATATCCTGTCCGGTGGTGAGGTTGGCGCGATGGTTCTGATGGATGCTGTCGTGCGTCTGTTGCCCGGTGTGATGGGCAAGATTGCATCGGGCGAGGATGAGAGCTTTGAAAGCGGCTTGCTCGAATATCCTCATTATACCCGCCCAACCGAGTGGGAAGGGCACGAGATTCCTGAGATCCTTGCGTCCGGTCATCACGGCAAAATTGCCGATTGGCGTTTTGAGCAAGCCGTCGAATTGACCCGTGAACGACGTCCCGATCTTTACGAGGCTTGGGTCGAGCGACAGAAAAAGCCCTGA